One part of the Thermodesulfovibrio sp. 3462-1 genome encodes these proteins:
- a CDS encoding flagellar basal body-associated protein FliL, whose protein sequence is MPKETAKLQNNENEAKQQPEKPKKKSKFLFLIIAIVLVGGAAGAYFFLLDKGKGTEHTKSSTAESQGVNFALEPFVVNLMDQGGTKYLKVTVQLELSQAKLAEEAKNKTPQIRDAIITLLTNKTSDELITPEGKLLLKDEIKQRVNQILGENTVKNVYLTDFVMQ, encoded by the coding sequence ATGCCAAAAGAAACAGCCAAATTACAAAACAATGAAAATGAAGCAAAACAACAACCGGAAAAACCGAAGAAAAAAAGTAAATTTCTATTTTTGATTATTGCTATAGTATTGGTAGGTGGTGCAGCAGGAGCTTATTTTTTTCTCCTGGACAAAGGTAAAGGCACTGAGCATACTAAAAGCTCTACAGCAGAATCTCAGGGTGTAAATTTTGCTCTTGAACCATTTGTGGTAAACCTGATGGATCAGGGTGGAACAAAGTATCTTAAGGTCACTGTTCAACTTGAGCTTTCTCAGGCTAAACTTGCTGAAGAGGCAAAAAACAAAACACCCCAGATAAGGGATGCTATAATAACTCTTCTTACAAATAAAACATCTGATGAATTAATTACTCCTGAGGGTAAGCTACTTCTTAAGGACGAGATAAAGCAGAGAGTGAATCAGATTCTTGGCGAAAACACAGTTAAAAATGTTTATCTTACAGATTTTGTAATGCAGTAG